A region of Pseudomonas sp. Marseille-Q3773 DNA encodes the following proteins:
- a CDS encoding RDD family protein, translating to MSKPQLVPQGDFPPVGLGRRLAAMFYDFLLCTALLIVTAGAYKMIQMAIIGEARMRELTEAGALDGDPLLSTVLLFALFGFFAKFWTHGGQTLGMQVWGVRVQNADGTAISLWQALLRFVVSIASWLCLGLGFFWALIDKRKRGWHDIYSESQLVRVPKQKK from the coding sequence ATGTCCAAGCCTCAGCTCGTACCCCAAGGGGATTTTCCGCCGGTCGGCCTGGGCCGACGCCTGGCGGCGATGTTCTACGACTTTTTGCTGTGCACGGCGCTGCTGATCGTGACCGCTGGCGCCTACAAGATGATCCAGATGGCGATCATTGGCGAAGCACGCATGCGCGAGCTGACCGAGGCCGGCGCGCTGGATGGCGACCCGCTGCTGTCGACGGTACTGCTGTTTGCCCTGTTCGGCTTCTTTGCCAAGTTCTGGACCCATGGCGGGCAGACCCTGGGCATGCAGGTGTGGGGGGTGCGGGTGCAGAATGCCGACGGCACGGCCATCAGCCTGTGGCAGGCGCTGTTGCGGTTCGTGGTATCGATCGCCTCGTGGTTGTGCCTGGGGCTGGGTTTCTTCTGGGCGTTGATCGACAAGCGCAAGCGCGGCTGGCATGACATCTACTCGGAAAGCCAGCTGGTGCGGGTGCCGAAGCAGAAGAAATGA
- a CDS encoding LLM class flavin-dependent oxidoreductase: protein MVRIALKAEEIGLDVFATGEHHNPPFVTSSPTTLLAFIAAQTSRLILSTSTTLITTNDPVRLAEEYAVLQHLSGGRMDLMLGRGNTAQVYPWFDKEIMQALPLALENYDLLHRLWREEEFDWEGRFRAPLRQFTSIPRPLDGLPPFVWHGSIRTPEIAEQAARYVDGFFASHILWPKGHFQRLVAFYRSRYAYYGHGTEQDAIVGLGGISSSTVSPRSHASVSVRSSTTHRCMATVHGWKSSWNRRHYRSAALRRSSTRP, encoded by the coding sequence ATGGTCCGCATCGCCCTCAAGGCCGAGGAAATCGGCCTCGACGTGTTCGCGACAGGAGAGCACCATAACCCGCCATTCGTGACGTCGTCGCCCACGACGCTGCTGGCCTTCATTGCCGCGCAGACTTCACGGCTGATCCTTTCCACCTCGACCACGCTGATCACCACCAACGACCCGGTGCGCCTGGCCGAGGAATATGCCGTGCTGCAGCATCTCTCGGGCGGGCGCATGGACCTGATGCTGGGGCGCGGCAACACGGCGCAGGTCTACCCCTGGTTCGACAAGGAGATCATGCAGGCGCTGCCGCTGGCGCTGGAGAACTACGACCTGCTGCACCGGCTCTGGCGAGAGGAAGAGTTCGACTGGGAAGGGCGTTTTCGCGCACCGCTTCGTCAATTCACGTCCATTCCGCGCCCACTGGATGGGCTGCCGCCGTTCGTCTGGCATGGTTCGATTCGCACACCGGAAATCGCTGAACAGGCGGCGCGCTACGTGGACGGCTTTTTTGCCAGCCATATCCTCTGGCCAAAAGGCCATTTCCAACGGCTGGTTGCGTTCTACCGCTCGCGCTACGCCTACTACGGCCACGGCACCGAGCAGGACGCTATCGTCGGCCTTGGGGGCATATCTTCGTCAACCGTCAGTCCCAGGTCGCACGCGAGCGTTTCCGTCCGTTCTTCGACAACGCACCGGTGTATGGCCACGGTCCATGGCTGGAAGAGTTCATGGAACAGACGCCACTATCGGTCGGCAGCCCTCAGGAGATCATCGACAAGACCTTGA
- the lptF gene encoding LPS export ABC transporter permease LptF, with protein sequence MIVFRYLSREVLVTLSAVSAVLLVIIMSGRFIKYLAQAAQGVLDPSVLFLIMGFRLPGFLQLILPLGLFLGVLLAYGRLYLESEMTVLSATGMSQQRLLGLTMAPAALVALLVAWLSLSLAPLGVAQVQQIISQQDALTEFDTLVPGRFQTLRDGSRVTYTEQLSDDRINLAGVFISEKRFNQDKTKDRAPSVLVAERGHQEIQADGNRYLVLENGYRYDGNPGQADYRAIKYDTYGVLLPKPEVSEEVTEREAIPTSELIGNKGLRERAELQWRLSLPILVFVVTLLAVPLSRVNPRQGRFLKLLPAVLLYMAYLTMLISVRGALEKGKLPIALGMWWVHGLFLLIGLGLMYWEPLRLKRAARRAGVAHG encoded by the coding sequence TTGATCGTCTTTCGTTATCTGTCCCGCGAGGTCCTGGTGACCTTGAGCGCCGTCAGCGCCGTGCTGCTGGTGATCATCATGAGCGGGCGCTTCATCAAGTACCTGGCCCAGGCTGCCCAGGGCGTGCTCGACCCGAGCGTGCTGTTCCTGATCATGGGCTTCCGTCTGCCGGGGTTCCTGCAGCTGATTCTGCCACTGGGCTTGTTCCTCGGCGTCCTCCTGGCGTACGGGCGCCTGTACCTGGAAAGCGAGATGACCGTGCTCTCGGCCACTGGCATGAGCCAGCAGCGCCTGCTCGGCCTGACCATGGCACCGGCCGCCCTGGTCGCCCTGCTGGTGGCCTGGCTGAGCCTGAGCCTGGCGCCACTGGGCGTTGCCCAGGTGCAGCAGATCATCAGCCAGCAGGATGCCCTGACCGAATTCGATACTCTGGTGCCGGGCCGCTTCCAGACGCTGCGCGACGGCTCGCGGGTGACCTACACCGAACAGCTGTCTGACGACCGTATCAACCTGGCCGGGGTGTTCATCTCCGAGAAACGCTTCAACCAGGACAAGACCAAGGACCGCGCGCCGTCGGTGCTGGTCGCCGAAAGGGGCCACCAGGAAATCCAGGCCGACGGCAACCGTTACCTGGTGCTGGAAAACGGCTACCGCTACGACGGCAACCCGGGCCAGGCCGACTACCGCGCCATCAAGTACGACACCTACGGCGTGCTGCTGCCCAAGCCGGAAGTCAGCGAGGAAGTGACCGAGCGCGAAGCCATTCCTACCTCCGAACTGATCGGCAACAAGGGCCTGCGTGAGCGCGCCGAGCTGCAATGGCGGTTGTCGCTGCCCATCCTGGTGTTCGTCGTCACCCTGCTGGCGGTACCGCTGTCCCGGGTCAACCCGCGCCAGGGCCGCTTCCTCAAGCTGCTGCCGGCAGTTCTTCTGTACATGGCCTATCTGACAATGCTGATTTCCGTACGCGGCGCCCTCGAGAAGGGCAAACTGCCAATCGCCCTGGGCATGTGGTGGGTCCACGGCCTGTTCCTGCTGATCGGCCTGGGCCTGATGTACTGGGAGCCGCTGCGCCTCAAGCGCGCCGCGCGCCGTGCGGGGGTGGCCCATGGCTAA
- the gcvT gene encoding glycine cleavage system aminomethyltransferase GcvT, whose protein sequence is MSETLLKTPLHALHLELGARMVPFAGYDMPVQYPLGVLKEHLHTREQAGLFDVSHMGQITLRGSDAAKALESLVPVDIIDLPVGMQRYAMFTNEQGGILDDLMVANLGDETLFLVVNAACKDQDLAHLQARIGGRCEVQALFEERALLALQGPAAVEVLARLAPEVASMTFMQFRAVKLLGEDCYVSRSGYTGEDGYEISVPAHAAEALARRLLAEPQVQPIGLGARDSLRLEAGLCLYGHDMNSETTPVEASLLWAISKVRRADGARAGGFPGADAIFAQQRDGVERKRVGLLPQERTPVREGADIVDANDKPVGKVCSGGFGPSLNAPVAMGYIDSEQAAIDTALFAMVRGKKVALKVSKMPFVTQRYYRG, encoded by the coding sequence ATGTCCGAAACACTGCTCAAGACCCCGCTGCACGCTTTGCACCTGGAACTGGGTGCGCGCATGGTGCCGTTCGCCGGCTACGACATGCCGGTGCAGTACCCGCTGGGCGTGCTCAAGGAACACCTGCACACCCGCGAGCAGGCCGGCCTGTTCGATGTCTCGCACATGGGCCAGATCACCCTGCGCGGCAGCGACGCCGCCAAGGCCCTGGAAAGCCTGGTGCCGGTGGACATCATCGACCTGCCGGTGGGCATGCAGCGCTATGCCATGTTCACCAATGAGCAGGGTGGCATCCTCGACGACCTGATGGTCGCCAACCTGGGCGACGAAACGCTGTTCCTGGTCGTCAACGCGGCCTGCAAGGACCAGGACCTGGCCCACCTGCAAGCGCGTATCGGTGGCCGCTGCGAAGTGCAAGCGCTGTTCGAGGAGCGCGCCCTGCTGGCCCTGCAAGGCCCGGCCGCAGTCGAGGTGCTGGCGCGCCTAGCCCCGGAAGTCGCCAGCATGACCTTCATGCAGTTCCGCGCAGTAAAGTTGCTGGGTGAAGACTGCTACGTCAGCCGCTCGGGTTACACCGGCGAAGACGGCTACGAGATTTCGGTTCCGGCACACGCCGCCGAAGCCTTGGCTCGCCGCCTGCTGGCCGAGCCGCAAGTGCAGCCGATCGGCCTGGGCGCGCGCGACTCGTTGCGCCTGGAAGCTGGCCTGTGCCTGTACGGCCACGACATGAACAGCGAAACCACTCCGGTCGAAGCCAGCCTGCTGTGGGCCATTTCCAAGGTACGCCGTGCCGATGGCGCGCGTGCCGGCGGCTTCCCCGGCGCCGACGCCATCTTCGCCCAGCAGCGCGACGGCGTAGAGCGTAAACGCGTAGGCCTGTTGCCGCAGGAGCGTACGCCGGTACGCGAGGGCGCTGATATTGTCGATGCCAACGACAAACCGGTCGGTAAAGTCTGCAGTGGTGGCTTTGGCCCGTCTCTCAACGCACCTGTGGCGATGGGTTATATCGACAGCGAACAGGCAGCAATCGACACAGCGCTGTTTGCCATGGTGCGTGGCAAGAAGGTCGCCCTTAAAGTCAGCAAAATGCCTTTTGTGACGCAGCGTTACTATCGGGGTTGA
- the gcvH gene encoding glycine cleavage system protein GcvH yields MSELRFTEDHEWLRIEADGSVTVGITAYAQNALGDVVFVQLPELQQYEKGSEASTVESVKAASGVYMPLTGEVVQVNDQLADSPELVNEDPLGEGWFFRFIPADASAVSALLDQDAYDRLIKANDDA; encoded by the coding sequence ATGAGCGAGTTGCGTTTCACTGAAGACCACGAATGGCTGCGCATCGAAGCCGATGGCAGCGTCACCGTGGGCATTACCGCCTACGCCCAGAACGCCCTTGGCGATGTGGTTTTCGTGCAACTGCCAGAGTTGCAGCAGTATGAGAAAGGCAGCGAAGCGTCCACCGTCGAGTCGGTCAAGGCCGCCAGCGGCGTGTACATGCCGCTGACCGGTGAAGTGGTGCAGGTCAACGACCAGCTCGCAGACAGCCCGGAGCTGGTCAACGAAGACCCGCTGGGTGAAGGCTGGTTCTTCCGCTTCATTCCCGCCGATGCCAGCGCCGTCTCCGCCCTGCTCGACCAGGATGCCTACGACCGCCTGATCAAAGCCAACGACGACGCCTGA
- a CDS encoding cold-shock protein has product MAERQNGTVKWFNDEKGYGFITPESGPDLFVHFRAIEGNGFKSLKEGQKVTFEAVQGQKGMQADKVQVAG; this is encoded by the coding sequence ATGGCTGAGCGTCAGAACGGTACCGTCAAGTGGTTCAATGACGAAAAAGGTTACGGCTTCATCACCCCAGAAAGCGGTCCGGATCTGTTCGTGCACTTCCGCGCTATCGAAGGCAACGGCTTCAAGAGCCTGAAAGAAGGCCAGAAAGTAACCTTCGAAGCAGTTCAGGGCCAGAAAGGCATGCAAGCTGACAAGGTTCAGGTTGCCGGCTAA
- a CDS encoding GDSL-type esterase/lipase family protein has protein sequence MVLSCREHVEADFLGLEGDADHGLQPFGLARGTTGAGVAGHIANTVDSDCILASRAVLGRFERDVLRQPGVTLAVVQVGLNDLGWADSVVDPGSCLPSYEALIDAYTWLIEAAHARGIRLLGMTLSPFEGAFAGTPFAAFHQPEKECLRQRLNRWIREESGFDAVLDIDALVRDPQHPGRLLGSYDSGDHLHPGAEGSKAIAQWLLEQPALKNLVTCSQ, from the coding sequence ATGGTGCTCTCCTGTCGCGAACACGTCGAGGCCGATTTCCTCGGCCTTGAGGGCGATGCGGACCATGGCCTGCAGCCTTTCGGCCTCGCTCGGGGAACGACTGGTGCTGGGGTCGCGGGTCACATCGCCAACACTGTAGATTCCGATTGCATCCTTGCCTCCAGGGCTGTACTGGGCCGTTTCGAGCGCGATGTGCTGCGCCAGCCCGGGGTTACGCTGGCGGTCGTTCAGGTGGGATTGAATGACCTGGGCTGGGCAGACTCGGTGGTAGACCCAGGATCTTGCCTGCCAAGCTACGAAGCCCTGATCGACGCCTACACCTGGCTGATCGAGGCGGCCCATGCACGGGGAATCCGCCTGCTCGGCATGACCCTGAGCCCGTTCGAAGGCGCGTTCGCCGGCACGCCATTCGCTGCGTTCCATCAACCAGAGAAGGAATGCCTACGCCAGCGTCTGAATCGCTGGATCCGCGAAGAAAGTGGTTTTGACGCCGTGCTCGATATCGATGCACTTGTACGTGATCCGCAGCACCCAGGGCGGCTGCTTGGCAGCTACGACTCGGGCGACCATCTGCATCCGGGTGCAGAAGGAAGCAAGGCCATAGCGCAGTGGCTGCTGGAGCAGCCAGCACTAAAGAACTTGGTCACGTGCAGTCAATGA
- the lptG gene encoding LPS export ABC transporter permease LptG has translation MAKLDRYIGQSVLLAILAVLGIILGLASLFAFIDEMSDLSDTYTVMEAGNFVLLTAPRRLYEMLPMAALIGCLIGLGSLASSSELTIMRAAGVSIGRIVWAVMKPMLVLMLVGLLIGEYVAPVTENKAQADRSLAQGGGEAQSSKRGMWHRQGDEFVHINAVQPNGLLLGVTRYRFDSERKIVTSSFARRAQYQDDHWLLADVRTTFFRGDHTEVVNTPQERWDVSLTPQLLNTVILAPESLSITGLWDYIHYLSDQGLNNARYWLAFWTKVLQPMVTAALVLMAISFIFGPLRSVTLGQRVFTGVLVGFVFRIAQDLLGPSSQVFGFPPLLAVVIPAGICALAGMWLLRRAG, from the coding sequence ATGGCTAAGCTCGACCGTTACATCGGCCAGAGCGTGCTGCTGGCCATTCTTGCTGTATTGGGGATCATCCTTGGCCTGGCCTCGCTGTTCGCCTTCATCGATGAGATGAGCGACCTGAGCGATACCTACACGGTGATGGAGGCGGGCAATTTCGTTTTGCTGACCGCCCCACGGCGCCTTTACGAAATGCTGCCGATGGCGGCCCTGATCGGTTGCCTGATCGGGCTCGGTAGCCTGGCCAGCAGCAGCGAACTGACCATCATGCGTGCGGCCGGGGTCTCGATCGGCCGCATCGTCTGGGCAGTGATGAAGCCGATGCTGGTGCTGATGCTGGTCGGCCTGCTGATCGGTGAATACGTGGCACCGGTAACCGAGAACAAAGCCCAGGCCGACCGTTCGTTGGCCCAGGGTGGCGGTGAGGCGCAAAGCTCCAAGCGCGGCATGTGGCACCGCCAGGGTGACGAGTTCGTGCACATCAACGCGGTACAACCCAACGGTCTGCTGCTGGGCGTGACCCGCTACCGCTTCGACAGCGAACGCAAGATCGTCACCTCAAGTTTCGCCCGTCGTGCTCAGTATCAGGACGACCACTGGCTGCTTGCCGACGTGCGCACCACCTTCTTCCGGGGCGACCATACCGAAGTGGTGAACACACCGCAGGAGCGCTGGGACGTTTCGCTCACCCCGCAGTTGCTCAATACGGTGATCCTGGCGCCTGAGTCGCTATCGATTACCGGCTTGTGGGATTACATCCACTACTTGTCCGACCAGGGCCTGAACAACGCCCGTTACTGGCTGGCGTTCTGGACCAAGGTGCTGCAACCGATGGTGACTGCTGCGCTGGTGCTGATGGCGATCTCCTTCATCTTCGGCCCGCTGCGCTCGGTGACCCTTGGCCAGCGCGTGTTCACCGGTGTGCTGGTGGGCTTCGTGTTCCGCATTGCCCAGGACCTGCTGGGGCCATCGAGCCAGGTGTTCGGCTTCCCACCGCTGTTGGCGGTGGTGATCCCGGCCGGCATCTGTGCGCTGGCAGGAATGTGGCTGTTGCGCCGGGCGGGGTAA
- the gcvP gene encoding aminomethyl-transferring glycine dehydrogenase yields the protein MTINLGTANEFIARHIGPRTADEQAMLATLGFDSLEAMTDAVIPDSIKGTSVLGAHDGQSEADALAALKAIAGKNQLFKSYIGQGYYNTHTPAPILRNLLENPAWYTAYTPYQPEISQGRLEALLNFQTLISDLTGLPIANASLLDEATAAAEAMTFCKRLSKNKASHAFFASVHCHPQTLDVLRTRAEPLGIEIVVGDERELDDVSAFFGALLQYPASNGEVFDYREVVQRFHAANALVAVAADLLALTLLTPPGEFDADVAIGSAQRFGVPLGFGGPHAAYFATRDAFKRDMPGRLVGVSIDRFGKTALRLAMQTREQHIRREKATSNICTAQVLLANIASMFAVYHGPAGLKRIAERTHALTAILAAGLKALGLQVIGSSAFDTLTLATGNATARLHEQARGQGINLRQIDAEHLGLSLDETSSQADVEALWQLLGGDQAQPDFNALASSAGSLLPAALLRQSAILQHPVFNRYHSETELMRYLRRLADKDLALDRSMIPLGSCTMKLNAASEMIPVTWAEFGNLHPFAPAEQSQGYLQMTSELEAMLCAATGYDAVSLQPNAGSQGEYAGLLAIRAYHRSRGEGHRDICLIPSSAHGTNPATAHMAGMRVVVTACDARGNVDVEDLRAKAIEHRERLAAIMITYPSTHGVFEEAIGEICAIIHDNGGQVYIDGANMNAMVGLCAPGKFGGDVSHLNLHKTFCIPHGGGGPGVGPIGVKSHLAPFLPGHAQLENTEGAVCAAPFGSASILPITWMYIRMMGGAGLKRASQMAILNANYIARRLEEHYPVLYTGGNGLVAHECILDLRPLKDTSGISVDDVAKRLIDFGFHAPTMSFPVAGTLMIEPTESESKEELDRFCDAMIQIREEIRAVENGSLDKDDNPLKNAPHTAAELVGEWTHGYSREQAVYPLPSLVEGKYWPPVGRVDNVFGDRNLVCACPSIESYQDA from the coding sequence ATGACCATCAACCTCGGCACCGCCAACGAATTCATCGCCCGCCACATAGGTCCGCGCACCGCTGACGAACAGGCCATGCTGGCTACCCTCGGCTTCGACTCGTTGGAAGCCATGACCGACGCGGTCATCCCTGACAGCATCAAGGGCACCAGCGTGCTGGGCGCGCACGACGGCCAGAGCGAAGCCGACGCGCTTGCCGCGCTCAAGGCCATCGCCGGCAAGAACCAGCTGTTCAAAAGCTACATCGGCCAGGGCTACTACAACACCCACACGCCGGCGCCAATCCTGCGCAACCTGCTGGAAAACCCGGCCTGGTACACCGCCTACACCCCCTACCAGCCAGAAATCTCCCAGGGCCGCCTGGAAGCGCTGCTGAACTTCCAGACCCTGATCAGCGACCTCACCGGCCTGCCGATCGCCAACGCCTCGCTGCTCGACGAAGCCACCGCCGCGGCCGAGGCCATGACGTTCTGCAAGCGCCTGTCGAAGAACAAGGCCAGCCATGCCTTCTTCGCCTCGGTGCACTGCCACCCGCAAACCCTCGACGTGCTGCGCACCCGTGCCGAGCCGCTGGGTATCGAGATCGTGGTCGGCGACGAGCGCGAACTGGATGATGTCAGCGCGTTCTTCGGCGCCCTGCTGCAATACCCGGCCAGCAATGGTGAAGTGTTCGACTACCGCGAGGTGGTGCAGCGCTTCCACGCGGCCAATGCCCTGGTCGCCGTGGCCGCCGATCTGCTGGCCCTGACCCTGCTGACCCCGCCGGGCGAGTTCGACGCCGACGTGGCCATCGGCAGCGCCCAGCGCTTCGGCGTGCCATTGGGCTTCGGCGGCCCGCATGCGGCCTACTTCGCCACCCGCGATGCGTTCAAGCGCGACATGCCGGGCCGCCTGGTCGGCGTATCGATCGACCGCTTCGGCAAGACCGCCCTGCGCCTGGCCATGCAGACCCGCGAGCAGCATATCCGCCGCGAGAAGGCCACCAGCAACATCTGCACCGCCCAGGTGCTGCTGGCCAACATCGCCAGCATGTTCGCCGTGTACCACGGCCCGGCCGGCCTCAAGCGCATCGCCGAACGCACCCATGCGCTGACCGCAATCCTCGCCGCTGGCCTGAAGGCACTGGGCCTTCAGGTAATCGGCAGCAGCGCCTTCGATACCCTGACCCTGGCCACCGGCAACGCCACCGCCCGCCTGCATGAACAGGCCCGCGGCCAAGGCATCAACCTGCGCCAGATCGACGCCGAGCACCTCGGCCTGTCGCTTGACGAAACCAGCAGCCAGGCCGATGTCGAGGCCCTGTGGCAGCTGCTCGGTGGCGACCAGGCGCAGCCAGACTTCAACGCCCTGGCCAGCAGCGCCGGCTCGTTGCTGCCTGCCGCGCTGCTGCGCCAGTCAGCCATCCTCCAGCACCCGGTGTTCAACCGCTACCACAGCGAAACCGAGCTGATGCGTTACCTGCGCCGCCTGGCCGACAAGGACCTGGCGCTGGACCGCAGCATGATCCCGCTGGGCTCGTGCACCATGAAACTCAACGCCGCCAGCGAAATGATCCCGGTCACCTGGGCCGAGTTCGGCAACTTGCACCCGTTCGCCCCGGCCGAGCAGAGCCAGGGCTACCTGCAGATGACCAGCGAACTGGAGGCCATGCTGTGCGCCGCCACCGGTTATGACGCCGTGTCGCTGCAGCCCAACGCCGGCTCCCAGGGCGAGTATGCAGGCCTGCTGGCCATCCGCGCCTACCACCGCAGCCGTGGCGAAGGCCACCGCGACATCTGCCTGATTCCGTCGTCGGCCCACGGCACCAACCCGGCCACTGCGCACATGGCCGGTATGCGCGTAGTGGTCACCGCCTGTGACGCCCGCGGCAACGTCGATGTCGAGGACCTGCGCGCCAAGGCCATCGAACACCGCGAGCGCCTGGCCGCGATCATGATCACCTACCCGTCGACCCACGGCGTGTTCGAGGAGGCGATCGGCGAAATCTGCGCGATCATCCACGACAATGGCGGCCAGGTGTACATCGACGGTGCCAACATGAACGCCATGGTCGGCCTGTGCGCCCCGGGCAAGTTCGGCGGCGACGTGTCCCACCTGAACCTGCACAAGACCTTCTGCATTCCGCACGGTGGCGGTGGCCCGGGCGTCGGCCCGATCGGCGTCAAGTCGCACCTGGCACCGTTCCTGCCCGGCCACGCGCAGCTGGAAAACACCGAGGGCGCGGTTTGTGCCGCACCGTTCGGCAGTGCCAGCATCCTGCCTATCACCTGGATGTACATTCGCATGATGGGCGGTGCCGGCCTCAAGCGTGCCTCGCAGATGGCGATCCTCAACGCCAACTACATCGCTCGCCGCCTGGAAGAGCACTATCCTGTTCTGTACACCGGCGGCAATGGCCTGGTGGCTCACGAGTGCATCCTCGACCTGCGCCCGCTGAAGGACACCAGCGGCATCAGCGTCGACGATGTGGCCAAGCGCCTGATCGACTTCGGCTTCCACGCCCCGACCATGTCCTTCCCGGTGGCCGGCACGTTGATGATCGAACCGACCGAAAGCGAGTCCAAGGAAGAACTGGACCGCTTCTGCGACGCGATGATCCAGATCCGCGAAGAAATCCGCGCGGTCGAGAACGGCAGCCTGGACAAGGACGACAACCCGCTGAAGAACGCGCCGCACACGGCGGCCGAGCTGGTTGGCGAATGGACCCACGGCTACAGCCGCGAGCAGGCGGTGTACCCGCTGCCGAGCCTGGTGGAAGGCAAGTACTGGCCGCCGGTCGGCCGGGTCGACAACGTGTTCGGCGACCGCAACCTGGTTTGCGCCTGCCCGTCGATCGAGAGCTATCAGGACGCCTGA
- a CDS encoding L-serine ammonia-lyase, translating into MSLSVFDLFKIGIGPSSSHTVGPMRAAARFAEGLRRDGLLARTASVKAELYGSLGATGKGHGSDKAVLLGLEGEHPDSVDTDTIPARLQAIRASGRISLLGEHSIAFIEKQHLAMIRKPLDYHPNGMIFRAFDEAGLQIRSREYYSVGGGFVVDEDAAGHDRIVEDSTPLPYPFKTARELLGHCTAHNLSISQVMLANEAAWRPEAETRAGLLRIWQVMQGCVDAGCQHEGILPGGLKVKRRAPALYRQLSGHPEASLRDALSVLDWVNLYALAVNEENANGGRVVTAPTNGAAGIVPAVLHYYMRFVPGANEDGVVRFLLTAAAIGILYKENASISGAEVGCQGEVGVACSMAAGALCEVMGGSVQQVENAAEIGMEHNLGLTCDPIGGLVQVPCIERNAMGSVKAINAVRMALRGDGQHYVSLDKVIRTMRQTGADMKSKYKETARGGLAVNIIEC; encoded by the coding sequence ATGTCACTCAGCGTCTTCGACCTGTTCAAGATCGGCATCGGCCCCTCCAGCTCCCACACGGTCGGCCCGATGCGCGCCGCTGCGCGGTTCGCCGAGGGGCTGCGGCGTGATGGCCTGCTTGCCCGTACCGCCAGCGTCAAGGCCGAGCTGTATGGCTCGCTCGGCGCCACCGGCAAGGGCCACGGCAGCGACAAGGCCGTGCTGCTGGGCCTTGAAGGCGAACACCCCGACAGCGTCGATACCGACACCATTCCCGCCCGCCTGCAGGCGATCCGCGCCAGCGGCCGCATCAGCCTGCTCGGCGAGCACAGCATCGCGTTCATCGAAAAGCAGCACCTGGCGATGATCCGCAAACCACTGGACTACCACCCCAACGGCATGATCTTCCGCGCCTTCGACGAGGCCGGCCTGCAGATCCGCAGCCGTGAGTACTACTCGGTGGGGGGTGGTTTCGTGGTCGACGAGGATGCTGCCGGCCACGATCGCATCGTCGAGGACAGCACGCCATTGCCCTACCCGTTCAAGACCGCCAGGGAGCTGCTCGGCCATTGCACTGCGCACAACCTGTCGATAAGCCAGGTGATGCTGGCCAACGAGGCTGCCTGGCGTCCGGAGGCGGAAACCCGTGCCGGCCTGCTGCGCATCTGGCAGGTAATGCAGGGTTGCGTTGACGCCGGCTGCCAGCATGAAGGCATCCTGCCGGGCGGGCTGAAGGTCAAGCGCCGGGCACCGGCCCTGTACCGCCAACTGAGCGGCCATCCGGAAGCCAGCCTGCGCGACGCCCTGTCGGTACTCGACTGGGTCAACCTCTACGCCCTGGCCGTGAACGAGGAAAACGCCAACGGCGGACGTGTGGTCACCGCCCCCACCAATGGTGCGGCAGGCATCGTGCCGGCAGTGCTGCACTACTACATGCGCTTTGTGCCAGGCGCCAACGAAGACGGGGTGGTGCGCTTCCTGCTCACCGCTGCGGCCATCGGCATCCTGTACAAGGAAAACGCCTCCATCTCCGGCGCCGAGGTGGGCTGCCAGGGCGAGGTCGGCGTGGCCTGCTCGATGGCCGCCGGGGCGCTGTGCGAGGTGATGGGTGGCAGCGTGCAACAAGTGGAAAACGCCGCCGAAATCGGCATGGAACATAACCTGGGCCTGACCTGCGACCCGATCGGCGGGCTGGTCCAGGTGCCTTGCATCGAGCGCAACGCCATGGGCTCGGTGAAGGCGATCAATGCGGTGCGCATGGCCCTGCGCGGCGACGGGCAGCACTACGTGTCGCTCGACAAGGTGATCCGCACCATGCGCCAGACCGGCGCCGACATGAAAAGCAAATACAAAGAGACCGCCCGCGGCGGCCTGGCCGTCAACATCATCGAATGTTGA